A stretch of the Sphingobacteriales bacterium genome encodes the following:
- a CDS encoding 2,3,4,5-tetrahydropyridine-2,6-dicarboxylate N-succinyltransferase — translation MDYQNIINCIEKCWEDRSLLKNPENIHVIEDVIDMLDKGRLRVAEKKYGRWEVNEWIKKAIILYFPIHENKRIVAGDIEYFDKIPLKRNFAETGVRAVPQAIARYGSFLGKGVILMPSYVNIGAYVDENTMVDTWATVGSCAQIGKNVHLSGGVGIGGVLEPIQASPVIIEDNCFIGSRAIIVEGARVEEGAVIAANVTITASTKIIDVTGNKPAILIGVVPANSVVIPGTYSKKFSAGTFQVSCALIIGKRKQSTDLKTSLNDALRDFEISV, via the coding sequence AAAATATACATGTTATTGAAGACGTAATTGATATGCTCGACAAAGGCAGGCTGCGTGTAGCCGAAAAGAAATATGGCAGATGGGAAGTAAATGAATGGATAAAAAAAGCCATTATACTATATTTTCCGATACATGAAAATAAAAGGATAGTAGCTGGCGATATAGAATATTTCGATAAGATACCATTGAAAAGAAACTTTGCCGAAACGGGTGTAAGAGCAGTACCTCAGGCCATTGCAAGGTACGGCAGTTTTTTGGGAAAGGGGGTTATCCTGATGCCATCTTATGTAAATATCGGTGCTTATGTTGACGAAAACACAATGGTTGATACGTGGGCGACTGTTGGCAGTTGTGCACAGATAGGTAAAAATGTCCACCTGAGCGGAGGTGTCGGCATCGGAGGGGTACTTGAACCAATTCAGGCTTCACCGGTAATTATTGAAGATAATTGTTTTATCGGATCCCGTGCAATTATTGTCGAAGGGGCAAGGGTGGAAGAAGGGGCAGTCATTGCTGCAAATGTGACCATTACCGCTTCCACAAAAATCATTGATGTTACAGGCAATAAACCCGCAATTTTAATAGGTGTTGTGCCTGCAAATTCTGTTGTTATTCCAGGCACCTATTCCAAAAAGTTTTCTGCCGGGACTTTTCAGGTCAGTTGTGCCTTGATTATTGGAAAAAGAAAACAATCTACTGATTTAAAAACATCTTTAAATGATGCCCTGAGAGATTTTGAAATAAGTGTTTAA
- a CDS encoding toxin-antitoxin system YwqK family antitoxin — protein sequence MKKIVLLCLMAIFSVYLHAQIIEYRDGRYYIDNKPYTGLFTEYYESGAKKTEIMLKDGYPHGATVLYYENGEIQEQRYYNKGKKDGTWLTYGKNRNVTAQANYKNDLKDGMWIIWDENGIKRYEMYYEKGMKKGNWYMWDENGNLIQERKY from the coding sequence ATGAAAAAAATAGTCCTGCTTTGCCTGATGGCCATTTTTTCGGTTTATCTCCATGCTCAGATAATTGAATATCGTGATGGCCGATATTATATTGATAATAAGCCTTATACCGGCCTTTTTACCGAGTATTATGAAAGTGGAGCCAAAAAAACAGAGATTATGCTAAAAGATGGCTATCCTCATGGTGCTACAGTGCTCTATTATGAAAACGGGGAGATTCAGGAACAACGCTATTACAACAAAGGGAAAAAAGACGGAACCTGGCTGACTTATGGAAAAAACAGGAATGTAACTGCTCAGGCCAATTACAAGAATGACCTCAAGGATGGAATGTGGATTATCTGGGATGAAAACGGCATTAAACGGTACGAAATGTACTATGAAAAAGGGATGAAAAAAGGTAATTGGTATATGTGGGACGAAAACGGAAATCTGATTCAGGAAAGGAAATATTAA
- a CDS encoding carboxypeptidase-like regulatory domain-containing protein: MKQTINFILAIIFLTNVVVFSANADGNEKNKNNQNVRVKGQVIDKNSGETLAGVQIKINGLNYTVTTDLDGNFSIPELQPGEYTLELTYISYKNETVSIMVGSDKEIVDLKVKLESR, from the coding sequence ATGAAACAGACAATCAACTTTATTCTGGCAATTATCTTTTTAACGAATGTTGTAGTTTTTTCCGCAAATGCTGATGGCAATGAAAAAAACAAAAACAACCAAAATGTCAGAGTAAAAGGTCAGGTCATTGATAAAAATTCAGGAGAAACACTTGCCGGAGTGCAGATAAAGATAAATGGCCTCAATTACACCGTAACTACAGACCTGGATGGAAATTTTTCAATTCCGGAACTTCAGCCGGGCGAATACACCCTTGAACTGACCTATATATCCTATAAAAATGAGACTGTCAGCATAATGGTAGGATCAGATAAGGAAATTGTCGATCTGAAAGTTAAACTGGAGTCGAGATAA